A stretch of DNA from Oncorhynchus nerka isolate Pitt River linkage group LG22, Oner_Uvic_2.0, whole genome shotgun sequence:
AATCTGTCAAAGCCACTTGTCATGTTTGTTTTTATTCAACTGCATTTTATTAAAGAGATGTTGGTACCATTGACTTAGAACCATAACTGGACTATGATTATGAAGCCCCTTTCTCACAGGTATACATAGAACACataggttgtgtcccaaatggcaccctattccctatatagttcctatgggccctagtcaaaagtactATATAGGTAGTAGGGGGACATTTTTGCTCTGCATTCCATAcaatacagtagtagcagcagatgtAGGAGAGAACTAACAGAGAACAGCTCCTGCAGTCAGATGTATACAGAACACTTTGCATGCTACATGCTGTACAGACAGTCACAGCGGAACAGGTATGTATTTGTGAGGAGGTGTCAGAGTCCATACTATGGCAGGGCCACGTTCTGCTATAAGCCATATCAATCTGTAGCCTGTCTGGAATAATATGCTTCCTTGGATGGTAAATAAATGTCTGTTTGAATTCCTCAAATGATGGATATACCACAGTGATGCCAACCCAATGTTAGAGGAACGGTCCATTCTATCAGGGCATTTTATTGAGCTCCTCAAAATGGCTGCCACATTGCCAGCTAGACAGTTGATGTACCCGGGCATAGAggtagaggactcatctttgtacCGTTAAAGCGTCTGTGACAGCATAGGCAACCCTATTAAAgaaatctccattttgaagtagtccattttcttcttcACAATTGACTGATCCCTCCTCGTAACCCAGTTGGACACGACTCCAACCGGGTCACCAGAATGGACCAGCCAAGGAAGatggaagtcccacccagttgactataTTAAagtggtggaagccctcaatggcactGCAAATGCTAATACCTattggccactagaggcctctcATTCTCTATGATATGGGTCCAGTTCCAACTGTGTTGGGTGACCCCTTGGGTTAGGAGATGGGAAACTATGTCTGACACTACTGACAGTCCCAGTCCCACACTAGTAGCTAGAAGCCATGTAACCTTGCCCAGTGGCCCATATCCATTGTGCTCTGACTATGTTCAGCACTGGCCACACAGCTGACGTTCCCATTCACTCTATGTAAACAAACTGAGCTAGCACTCTGGCCTGGTGGTTGCCAAGCAACACGTAGGCCAACAGAGGAAGGATGACAGTTTTACACCTCTGTCTTTTCCTTCTGTGGCGGAGGAGGGGGAAAAGGAAAATAAACTGCATAAACAAAATAAGTTGTACAATTAAATAAGCGACTGGAATCCAGGCATGACAGCTCAGAAGCAATTGTCAATCAATCAAGAAGACTGTATATGACATGATGTGTGATCTAAACAGACAAAACATTTGGCAAAATAATATTTAACATTTACTTCTACATTCAAGCATGGATAGAAACACCTCAAATTAAATTGTGTTCATTTTCAGTTACACTTATATCATGAATCTGTACATTCAGGGGCCATGATAATCAGATTAAATTGGTTGTTCCAAAAAAGGAAAACTCCTAAGCTCTCAAAATGATTGTCTAAATGCAATTGTATactgtaaaaaaaacacacaaaaaacagcaTCTGGAATAAACTTAATGGACTGCCTAAATTTGAGGTTTCAAGATAACCACAACTACCTTAATATATAAATAAGTGCTCTTTGACATTCCCCTATTGTCCCTCACTTCAAACTGCAATACTTTTTTTTACCTCTCAGTAATAACATTCTCTATTTACAGGAATGGCCTCAAGTAGCTTTCTCTCATGCTCTTTCTCCTGTCacccatttttctctctctccccctccagtctctccatctctctccttctgttggGTACTGTATGTTTCCTACCTGCACATTTGTATAACCTGCTGTGCCCCATACTGTAATGGTGGTGTTCCTTGGATTGAAGACCTCCAATCCAATTCCCTAACTTGAGCGTCCTTGAGGACCGAACCAAGCTGACAAGCTTCCTAATTTGTCCAAGCATCTCAAGGGTGCTGCCAGGTAAGCCTTTCAAATAATGCATTAATTTCAGTGGTTACATAATGTGATTGAATTGGGTTACATAACAGCTAATAACAAAGAGGCGGACCTTGGTGGGTAACATGGTTCCTCATAGGCTGAGAAGGGTAGTAAATGGGGTCCGTATTGGATGGATTCAGAAGGAGGAAATACTTTGGCCTTGATGCAATCAACGCACTATTGTTCATATCTCACTAATTTTCCCTCATGATTTTTCAGATTTTTCCCCTGCAAAACCATCTGGGGCACGACTGCGTGATCAAAATATGAAGGTAATTTCAGATTAAGCCGACATATGCAGggtttactgtgaatgcagtctccgctgacggggaacattgcctttaaatgtaaTCATGCTGTAACGCTGATCATGAGCTCCACGGATTGAATTCGGTGCTTAATCACACTATCTGTGAAAAAATGTTTGAAAACAGAAAAAATATTCCCAAAATATAATTGGTTGTGAGTGACAAGGGAAAGCAGGGTGTACGCTAATTATACATTCCTTAATGGGAATTATTAGATTTAACACTTATGCTTCAGCACTAAGTGTTTTCCAAAGCTCAACGAAGAGGAGCTGTCTGAATGTCATTCACAACACCAGTGGTGCCGAGAGAAGGGGTCAGATATtatgaaagagcgagagagagaaagccatgAATAGCTCAATAATATTTGAGGAAATAAGGAAAGAAAATCCTGTGTCTACAATTGCTGCATGGTGATGGGTTTGCCTTGCTACCATGACTGTTTCAATTTTCTGTAATGGTGTCTGCACTGTAGCACCCGCATGGCAATGTGAAGGAGTGTTTCACAGTCACATCTAGCCTGATGAGTAGCtcgagatggagagggagagaaagagaaatggatTTACAATCTTGATGAAACGCTTCACTGATGGACAGATTGCAACCATTAGGAAGTCATTTACaacccagagagggagagaaaggaaatCTTATGATTAGCGCTATGAATTATTTATACAAGGGTTTCAATTCTTCGGATAGAGGGAACTTATTCCTGCTGGAAAAAGGCTGCTGTCTCCCTTTGTACTTGATTGGACTAATGATTTAGGAGCTAGACCACACAcgcgcgcatacacacacacacacacacacacatacatacacacacacacacatacatacacacacacgcacacatacatacacacgcacacacacacacacgcacacatacatacatacatacatacatacatacatacacacacacacacacacacacacacacacagtcatccgTACACCGAGGAGCAACAATCCCCAGCTGTGGTTTATTAAATTGATATTCATAGTCCACATAGTCCCAGAACATCTTGAAGATATGACAGTAATGATGGAGAAGAGCTTTTTCAATTCAAAACAATGTTTCCATTGCACATCGCAATCCTCAGAGCAGGGCGATAGCTACTGAATTCAGCAAATCTCTTGGTCCTTCACTGTTAATGTTATACAACAGGAGCAACACAGAGCTACTAGAGGCCTTTCTACCTGGAGTCGCTAGGGGGCCAAGGCATCATGGGCAACAGACAGTTCCAGGGAGCCATGGCAACAGCAGACTCATATACTGAgcgcacaaaacattaggaacacctttccatgacagactgaccagatgaatctaggtgaaagctatgatcacttattgatgtcacttattaaatccacttcaatctgtgtagataaaggggaggaatGATTTTTCAGTGGTGTAAATTACTtgagtagtactttcaagtatttttacttaagtagttttttggggtatctgtactttactatttatatttttgacaacttttactaaagaaaattatgtactttttactccatacattgtccctgacacccaaaagttacatttcgaatgctcagaaggacagggaaatggtccaattcacacacttatcaagagaacatccctggtcatccctactgcggactcactaaacacatgctttgtttgtaaataatgtctgagtgttggagcatgcccctagctatctgtaaatttaaaaaacaagaaaatgatgCAGTCTGGACATTTGAaactatttatacttttacttttgatacttaagtatatgtttgatacttaagtatatttaaaaccaaatacttttagacttttactcaagtagtattttactgggtgactttcacttttacttgagtcattttctattaaagtatctttacctttactcaagtataacatttgggtactttttccaccactgggatTTTTAtgcattgagacatggattgtgtgtgtgcctttcagagggtgaatgggcaagacaagagttttaagtgcctttgaacggggtatggtagtacagTAAGTACCAGGCGCATGGGTTTAagtatgtcaagaactgcaacactgctggattttttttacgctcaacagtttcccgtgtgtatcaagaatggtgcaccacccaaaggacatccagacaacttgacacaatggtgggaagcattggagtcaacatgggccagcatccctgtggatgctttcgataccttgtagagtcaatgccctgatgaattgaggctgttctgaggacaaaaacGGTTGCaagggttgcaactcaatattaggaagatgttccaaATGTTTTGTACCCTCGGTGTAATAGCTGCTCTGCATCAGGCTGCGATGCCATGGAGAATAGAGAGAtcaacacagccagagagagagaatagagcgaGACAGATATGGAGGGAGACAAAGCAAGATAAAAGAGGGATGATGAGAGGAAGGCAGATATGTCATCTTTAGAAAAGTTGTCCTCATCTCACTGCACAGAAGAAAGCACAGAACACCACCTCTGGCTGCTGGGTGTCTAAAAGGTGTTTTCCCTCCTCTACCCCCGCCATCAGTCCAACTCTACAAACCAGACGCCCCTCCTCAAACCCAACCCAAcgcctctccacctcaacccagcGTCCTTAGCTTCAGCCTCATCCCCACCTCCAGGAGGATTATTCAGGCTTACACGGCCGTGCTGCGACCCAGCAGAGGGAAGGACGTGGGCAGGCCACAGCTCTGCTCTAGCCGCCTGAGCCCCTGGATACTTCTCAGCCCCAGCTCTGGCTGTGTGTGAGTCCGGCCCTCGCGGGGCATGGTAGTGGTGGCCTGGGCCTGCAGGGAGAGGGGCTCCATGGGGAGGGTGTTGTGGTTGAGGTCCATGGTAGACAGCAGGTGCCCCAGGGAGTCCCAGCGTCGGGCAGTGGGCAGGCGGATCAGGGAGGAGTAGCCCCTCTCTGAGAACACTGTGACCGGAAGAGTCTTGGAGGTCTCAGTCTCCTGCTGCTCCAGCCTGGAGGTCCGGGAGGAGGGCTTGGTGTTGGTGCCCCCCCGGCTGTCAGCCAGCACCTCACAGTAGGGAGGAGGGGGGTCCTCCATCAGAACGGCCTCCTCATAGCAGGGGGGCTTTCCAAACACGTCCGTCTCTGGGGAGGAAACAGACAAacgtacagtatgttagtttccCCTTAACAATGTAAAGTGCTGTAAGCATTGGAAAAGCTTAATATAAACCAAATCCATCATTATTATCAAATGCTACTTTACCATGGACACAGTCATATTAGGCCATTGGATTGTCAGTGTTTAGGTCTAAAGGTAGGGATCCTGTGGAAAGGGTTGTGTGGGTGATTATTATTGCTAAGCTGACTCCTGCTGGCTATTACATAATGTTAATGGAGCTTCACTGACGCCTCAGTCATCTCAGATGGCTGACTATACATCTGAAGCTACTGATACCACTGCCAAGTCCAACTACTACACTAACAGCTCTGCCTTTTAAACTGTGAATCATGTTGAACACAGGTTGAGCGGTGAGAATTCCATTGAtgagtacagtagcctacaataaaGGCTTCTTTGACTCAATTCGGACATTTTGAAGAACTGAATGGCTTCACACACGTGCACgcattctcacaaacacacacaaacacacagtgtaaAGAGAGCTTAATGAGATATTTGTTCTGACAGAAACATTCAAGCCACAAGTGGGAGGCTAATTTACTGATGTTTTCAGCACAATCATCTGGATTCACTCCCTTCAAAGCTCACAAAGAGAAAACCCACAGGAACAGGACAGgtgtgacacagagagagggacctgtaAAAGATGGAATGAGAGTAGAGGCGAGCGGGTTGATAGACTTGTGTCTGATTCACACTGTAGGGCCGAACCGAGGCATGCCTGTACTAGTGTTCAGTGTGAATTAGACAATTCATTCTGAAAGCACTGTGCATTTCTTTTCAGGTGAAACAAATCATTGagagcttgggactataaggttctatctgaaTTTTTTTGTCCAAATGGAGTtattgttctgttcaatgttctctacccaTATAGTTTTCTAAATACCCCCAATTCATGTTTTTAATTAAGTTCAAAAGAATACAAGATAAAAATTGCTGACACCATTCAAACGATAagggttcagaactttattttttATAGATAGAGCCTTGTGCTCGTCATGTTGATTGTAATGAAAGAATGTAGAACATTTATTTTAACTCTGCTTTTTCAGGTATAACTGCAATTGATACATAAAACATAGTAAGCATGCTTTGATGTGACAAACCGGTAGCACGAGGCAATAACATGAAGTCTGTAAAGTAATTAGTGGGCGGTAAAGTACATTCAGCTGTATGAAGTGTTCACGCCCCCAGGGTTTACCATATAGGGACGACTTCCTTTCGAATGATGTCATGTGAGGTTAGTACAGTTGAGACGTCATAGGTCATTCACGCCTGGAAACTCTGATATACTTGTGGTTTGAACAACAGAATACAAGTCAGAGATAAGGATGTGGAGCAAACTGGTGAAGTAATATCTCCTTGGACTCTGACTACTCGGTGATGAATCCGGAGGGTTGTAAAATGTAGCTAGCTGGGCTAATAACAATGACACACCATCTGACCACACCTCTGGAGTACTTTATTTGCAgtgctttgacagtgctacttcCTCCAGTGTGGAAACCCAGGCTGATAAAGGGAGAGGTACTACTAATCATAAACTCCCATTTTACAGCCCGCATCCCTTTCAAAGACTACCCACAGCCTTTCTATACTATATAATGGGAAAACCTCAATTGCCTACTCAACTCATCCGCTCTCCTCGCCGCCTCCTCAAAACTCATTGGAGGAAGCaattcgctacacccgcaataatatctgctaaaaatgtgtatgtgacaaataaaatgtgatttgatttgaggagaaggtcagaggagGGACCATTGGCtctctcatccaatgggttttaagGAGGCAAGGAGAGAAGATGCAAGGAGAATGCAGTTGAGATTCTCCCTACATATTCCAGGAAGCCATAACACTTTGCACAGAATGTTTTTCAATGGAAGAAATGTTGCTGCTCTCTAAACACACGACAACTGATTGATGTCAAGGATATGGAATGTGTGATATGGGAAATCCTCCACAGTAtgtggcattgaggaatacaccacctcagtcatcggcttcatcaataagtgcatcgatgacgtcgtccccacagtgactgtatgtacatatcccaaccagaagccatggattacaggcaacatccgcaatcGTGCTAagggctagagctgccgctttgctttcaaggagtgggagacTAACCCAGACACTtaaaagaaatcccgctatgccttcagatgaaccatcaaacaagcaaagcgtcaatataggattaagattgaatcctactacaccggctctgacactcgtcggatgtggcagggcttgaaaactattacagactacaaagggaaacccagacgcgagctgcccagtgacgcaagcctaccagacgagataAATGCTTTTTATGcctgcttcgaggcaagcaatgctgaagcatgcacgagagcaccagctgttctggatgactgtgtgataactctctcggtagccgatgtgaacaaaaccttttaaACCgggcaacattcacaaagccgctggcccagacagattaccaggacgtgtactcaaagcatgtgctgaccaactgtcaagtgtcttcactgacattttcaacctctccctgaccgagtctgtaatacctacatttcaagcagaccaccatagtccctgtgcccaaggaagcgaagataacctgcctaaatgattaccgccctgtgGCACTcaagtcggtagccatgaagtgctttgaaaggctggttatggctcacatcaacaccattatcccagaaaccctagatccactccaatttgcataccgccccaacagatccacagatgatgcaatctcaatcgcactccacactgctctttctcacctgaacaaaaggaacacctatgtgagaattctgttcattggctacagctcagcgttcaactccatagtgcccacgaagctcatcactaagctaaggactctgggactaaacacctccctctgcaactggatcctggacttcctgatgggccgcccccaggtggcaaGAGTAGGCAACAGcacgtctgccacact
This window harbors:
- the LOC115104664 gene encoding proline-rich protein 7 — translated: MVMSQGTYTFLACFAGFWLVWALIVMLCCFCSFIQRHLKKRREERLREQCLRALEMEPLECLGPEGLGREPPTREPLHFCPPHFSPPHFSPPLHILHSLPQGSWASPQGNTDVFGKPPCYEEAVLMEDPPPPYCEVLADSRGGTNTKPSSRTSRLEQQETETSKTLPVTVFSERGYSSLIRLPTARRWDSLGHLLSTMDLNHNTLPMEPLSLQAQATTTMPREGRTHTQPELGLRSIQGLRRLEQSCGLPTSFPLLGRSTAV